Proteins from a single region of Sebastes umbrosus isolate fSebUmb1 chromosome 8, fSebUmb1.pri, whole genome shotgun sequence:
- the bcl2l16 gene encoding BCL2 like 16, with protein sequence MCQSEVPEARLGLNSPDPLVREAFLMAHDYIDYVTTGGADGNMGPAPTACTAALRHAGDELLTRFPIFFRRWPRVFQDVKENTACTMLTSILDEHFFAPVPGGRRRDLAWSAVLSVYVLAGQMAQHCNERDMVEVLPQLKECVGAYVERVICPELRDKGGWSGFMSRFGEKQGLEGQVKKVCCWTLLALAISILTYFLWKRMV encoded by the exons ATGTGTCAGTCGGAGGTGCCAGAGGCCAGATTGGGCCTGAACAGTCCTGATCCGCTGGTGAGAGAGGCTTTCCTGATGGCCCACGACTACATAGACTATGTAACCACAGGGGGGGCAGATGGCAACATGGGCCCCGCCCCTACAGCCTGCACCGCAGCCCTGCGCCACGCCGGAGACGAGCTCCTCACGCGCTTCCCCATCTTCTTCCGGCGCTGGCCTCGTGTCTTCCAGGACGTGAAGGAGAACACGGCCTGCACCATGCTCACGAGCATCCTGGACGAGCACTTCTTTGCCCCCGTCCCTGGCGGGCGACGCAGGGACCTGGCCTGGAGCGCCGTGCTGTCGGTGTATGTGCTGGCTGGCCAGATGGCTCAGCATTGCAATgagagggacatggtggaggtCCTGCCACAGCTGAAGGAGTGTGTGGGGGCCTATGTGGAGAGGGTCATCTGCCCTGAGCTACGAGACAAGGGAGGATGG AGTGGTTTTATGTCACGCTTCGGAGAGAAGCAGGGCTTGGAGGGCCAGGTGAAGAAAGTGTGCTGTTGGACATTGCTGGCATTGGCCATAAGCATCCTCACCTACTTCTTGTGGAAAAGAATGGTTTAG
- the tubb2b gene encoding tubulin beta-2b chain translates to MREIVHLQAGQCGNQIGAKFWEVISDEHGIDPTGTYHGDSDLQLDRINVYYNEASGGKYVPRAVLVDLEPGTMDSVRSGPFGQVFRPDNFVFGQSGAGNNWAKGHYTEGAELVDSVLDVVRKEAESCDCLQGFQLTHSLGGGTGSGMGTLLISKIREEYPDRIMNTFSVVPSPKVSDTVVEPYNATLSVHQLVENTDETYCIDNEALYDICFRTLKLTTPSYGDLNHLVSATMSGVTTCLRFPGQLNADLRKLAVNMVPFPRLHFFMPGFAPLTSRGSQQYRSLTVPELTQQMFDAKNMMAACDPRHGRYLTVAAIFRGRMSMKEVDEQMLNVQNKNSSYFVEWIPNNVKTAVCDIPPRGLKMAATFIGNSTAIQELFKRISEQFTAMFRRKAFLHWYTGEGMDEMEFTEAESNMNDLVSEYQQYQDATAEEEGEFEEEGEEELA, encoded by the exons ATGAGGGAAATCGTGCATCTTCAGGCCGGACAGTGCGGAAACCAGATTGGTGCCAAG TTTTGGGAGGTGATCAGTGACGAGCACGGCATTGACCCAACTGGCACATACCACGGTGACAGTGACCTGCAGCTGGACAGGATCAATGTCTACTACAATGAAGCATCAG gtGGTAAATATGTGCCCCGTGCTGTGCTGGTTGATCTGGAGCCAGGCACCATGGACTCTGTGAGGTCTGGACCTTTCGGCCAGGTCTTCAGACCAGACAACTTTGTGTtcg GCCAGAGCGGTGCTGGCAACAACTGGGCCAAGGGTCACTACACAGAGGGTGCGGAGCTGGTGGACTCTGTCCTGGATGTGGTGAGGAAGGAGGCAGAGAGCTGCGACTGCCTTCAGGGCTTCCAGCTCACACACTCCTTGGGTGGCGGTACAGGCTCCGGCATGGGCACATTGCTAATCAGCAAGATCCGTGAAGAGTACCCCGACCGCATCATGAACACATTCAGCGTGGTGCCTTCCCCAAAAGTGTCAGACACAGTCGTTGAGCCCTACAACGCCACACTATCAGTCCACCAGCTTGTAGAAAACACAGACGAGACCTACTGCATTGACAACGAGGCCCTGTATGACATCTGTTTCCGCACCCTCAAACTCACAACCCCCTCATACGGTGATCTCAACCACTTGGTGTCTGCCACCATGAGTGGCGTCACCACCTGCCTCAGGTTCCCCGGACAGCTGAACGCTGACCTGCGGAAGCTCGCTGTTAACATGGTGCCATTCCCCCGTCTGCATTTCTTCATGCCCGGCTTCGCTCCCCTCACAAGCCGAGGCAGCCAGCAGTACAGGTCGCTCACCGTGCCAGAGCTCACCCAGCAGATGTTCGACGCCAAGAACATGATGGCTGCCTGCGACCCACGTCACGGCCGCTACCTGACAGTGGCTGCCATCTTCCGTGGCCGCATGTCAATGAAGGAGGTTGACGAGCAGATGCTGAACGTGCAGAACAAGAACAGCAGCTACTTCGTTGAATGGATTCCCAACAATGTCAAGACCGCCGTGTGCGACATTCCTCCCCGTGGCCTCAAGATGGCCGCCACTTTCATCGGCAACAGCACCGCCATCCAAGAGCTGTTCAAGCGCATCTCCGAGCAGTTCACAGCCATGTTCAGGCGCAAGGCTTTCCTCCATTGGTACACCGGCGAGGGTATGGATGAGATGGAGTTCACCGAGGCAGAGAGCAACATGAACGACCTGGTGTCCGAGTACCAGCAGTACCAGGACGCCACtgctgaggaggagggagagtttgaggaggaaggagaggaagagcttGCCTAA